Proteins co-encoded in one Rhopalosiphum maidis isolate BTI-1 chromosome 2, ASM367621v3, whole genome shotgun sequence genomic window:
- the LOC113552684 gene encoding uncharacterized protein LOC113552684, which yields MHACDTWPTTHGEDNRLATVDRKFLREIYGPKINENKTHEIRSNRELQELFGKSDIIAAIRHKRLRWLGHSLRAKSIPNSVLRLTPQGRTIGRPNQRWTDTNTKELNQLGIDNYI from the coding sequence ATGCATGCTTGTGATACATGGCCCACGACTCACGGAGAAGATAATAGACTAGCTACCGTGGATAGAAAATTCCTTAGGGAGATTTACGGaccaaaaataaacgaaaacaaaaCACACGAAATAAGATCTAACAGAGAATTGCAGGAGTTATTTGGAAAATCAGACATAATAGCGGCGATACGCCACAAAAGACTAAGATGGCTTGGACATTCTCTAAGAGCTAAATCAATACCAAATTCTGTATTAAGATTGACTCCTCAGGGAAGGACGATTGGAAGACCGAATCAGAGATGGACGGACACAAATACAAAAGAACTAAACCAACTTggg